One window of the Pseudomonas knackmussii B13 genome contains the following:
- a CDS encoding choline ABC transporter substrate-binding protein — protein sequence MKGCKSLLLAVSLSAPLVVQAAEPESCGTVRFGDVGWTDIAVTTATTRQVLESLGYTTKVTLLSVPVNYKSLANKDLDVFLGNWMPSMANDIKPYADAGTVETVKANLEGAKYTLAVPDYVYNAGLKSFADISKFSDKLEGKLYGIEPGNDGNRLVQGMIDKNQFNLGKFKLVESSEAGMLSQVQRATRRNQWVVFLGWEPHPMNTRFKMNYLSGGDDVFGPNYGGATIYTNVRKGYLQECSNVGQLLKNQSFTLDMENKLMDAVLNEGKKPEDAAKAWLKDHPELLDAWLAGVTTRDGKPALEAAKVAFAK from the coding sequence ATGAAAGGTTGCAAGTCTTTGCTGCTGGCTGTGTCCCTGAGTGCGCCGCTGGTGGTTCAGGCCGCTGAACCTGAGTCGTGCGGCACGGTCCGTTTCGGTGACGTCGGCTGGACCGACATCGCCGTGACCACCGCTACGACTCGCCAAGTGCTGGAATCGCTTGGCTACACCACCAAAGTGACTTTGCTTTCCGTACCAGTGAACTACAAGTCGCTGGCCAACAAGGACCTCGACGTGTTCCTCGGCAACTGGATGCCGAGCATGGCCAACGACATCAAGCCCTACGCCGACGCCGGCACGGTGGAAACCGTGAAGGCCAACCTGGAAGGCGCCAAGTACACCCTGGCCGTTCCGGACTACGTCTACAACGCAGGCCTGAAGAGCTTCGCCGACATCAGCAAGTTCTCCGACAAGCTCGAAGGCAAGCTCTACGGCATCGAGCCGGGCAACGACGGCAACCGCCTGGTTCAGGGGATGATCGACAAGAACCAGTTCAACCTCGGCAAGTTCAAGCTGGTCGAGTCGAGCGAGGCCGGCATGCTGTCCCAGGTGCAGCGCGCCACCCGCCGCAACCAGTGGGTCGTGTTCCTCGGCTGGGAACCGCACCCGATGAACACCCGCTTCAAGATGAACTACCTGTCCGGCGGTGACGACGTGTTCGGTCCGAACTACGGCGGTGCGACCATCTACACCAACGTGCGCAAGGGTTACCTGCAGGAGTGCAGCAACGTTGGCCAGCTGCTGAAGAACCAGTCCTTCACCCTGGACATGGAAAACAAGCTGATGGACGCCGTGCTCAACGAGGGCAAGAAGCCCGAAGACGCGGCAAAGGCCTGGCTGAAGGACCATCCGGAACTGCTCGATGCCTGGCTGGCTGGTGTCACTACGCGTGACGGCAAGCCGGCGCTGGAAGCCGCAAAAGTCGCTTTCGCCAAGTGA
- the choW gene encoding choline ABC transporter permease subunit, whose protein sequence is MFLTEHKLPLGEHIASFVDWLTRNGAAFFDKISDVLEFLIHGVTGGLLWFNPLVLTALIVGLVHFIQRSFGLTLFALASLLLILNLGYWQETMETLAQVIFATLVCVAIGVPLGIVAAHKPWFYTALRPLLDLMQTVPTFVYLIPTLTLFGLGVVPGLISTVIFAIAAPIRLTCLGIQDVPAELLDAGKAFGCSRWQLLSRIELPHAMPSIAAGITQCIMLSLSMVVISALVGADGLGKPVVNALNTADISLGFEAGLSIVLLAILLDRVCKQRSLRGR, encoded by the coding sequence ATGTTTCTGACTGAACACAAGCTCCCCCTCGGCGAGCACATCGCCTCATTCGTCGATTGGCTGACCCGTAACGGGGCAGCCTTCTTCGACAAGATTTCCGATGTGCTCGAGTTCCTCATCCACGGCGTCACCGGCGGTCTGCTGTGGTTCAACCCGCTGGTGCTCACCGCCTTGATCGTGGGGTTGGTGCACTTCATCCAGCGCAGCTTCGGCCTGACCTTGTTCGCCCTGGCCTCGCTGCTGCTGATCCTCAACCTGGGCTACTGGCAGGAGACCATGGAGACCCTGGCCCAGGTGATCTTCGCGACACTGGTATGCGTGGCCATCGGCGTTCCCCTGGGCATTGTCGCGGCGCATAAGCCGTGGTTCTACACGGCGCTGCGTCCGCTGCTGGACCTGATGCAGACGGTGCCGACCTTCGTCTACCTGATCCCCACGCTGACGCTGTTCGGCCTGGGTGTGGTTCCGGGTCTGATTTCCACGGTGATCTTCGCCATCGCCGCGCCCATCCGCCTGACCTGCCTGGGTATCCAGGACGTGCCGGCGGAGCTGTTGGACGCCGGCAAGGCCTTCGGTTGCTCGCGCTGGCAGCTGCTCAGCCGCATCGAGCTGCCGCATGCCATGCCGAGCATCGCCGCCGGTATCACCCAGTGCATCATGCTGTCGCTGTCGATGGTGGTGATCTCCGCTCTGGTCGGTGCCGACGGTCTCGGCAAGCCGGTGGTGAACGCGCTGAACACCGCGGACATCTCACTGGGCTTCGAAGCCGGTCTGTCCATCGTCCTGCTCGCCATCCTGCTCGACCGGGTGTGCAAGCAGCGCTCGCTGCGGGGGAGGTAA